The Fimbriimonas ginsengisoli Gsoil 348 genome window below encodes:
- a CDS encoding HAD family hydrolase, whose translation MFQRSSVVTLFDVDNTLLDHDRVVRDVKRHLAETFGTEREERYWEIFERTRAEIGYADYLGALQIYRTQHPRDSGFLETSLYLLGYPFANRLIPGSLDAIEHCGAWGPTVILTDGDVVFQPRKIDRSGLLEAVDGRVLIYIHKEQDLEDVECEYPADHYILVDDKLRILSAVKEIWGSRVTTVFPRQGHYALDPEVTAKYPPADVTIDRIGDLINYDLATLLAATK comes from the coding sequence ATGTTTCAACGCTCCTCGGTCGTCACGCTTTTCGACGTCGACAATACATTGCTCGACCATGACCGGGTGGTTCGCGATGTCAAGCGGCACTTGGCGGAGACGTTTGGCACCGAGCGAGAGGAGCGTTATTGGGAGATCTTCGAGCGGACGCGAGCGGAGATCGGCTATGCCGACTACCTCGGTGCGTTGCAGATCTACCGAACCCAGCACCCTCGCGACTCAGGATTCCTGGAAACCTCCCTCTACCTTCTCGGATACCCGTTCGCCAACCGGCTCATTCCCGGATCGCTCGACGCGATCGAGCACTGCGGCGCCTGGGGGCCGACGGTGATCCTCACGGATGGCGACGTGGTTTTTCAACCTCGCAAGATCGACCGGTCGGGATTACTGGAGGCGGTCGACGGGCGGGTGCTGATTTATATCCACAAAGAACAGGACCTCGAGGATGTGGAGTGCGAATACCCCGCCGACCACTATATCCTCGTCGACGACAAGCTCCGGATCTTATCCGCGGTTAAGGAGATCTGGGGCTCCCGGGTGACTACCGTATTCCCCCGCCAGGGTCACTACGCCCTCGACCCGGAGGTCACCGCCAAATACCCACCCGCCGACGTCACCATCGATCGAATCGGCGACCTCATCAACTACGACCTCGCGACCCTCCTCGCCGCGACCAAATAA
- a CDS encoding flavin monoamine oxidase family protein, translating into MTVGIVGLGAAGLRTAMLLERAGVTVRLFEARYRPGGRMFTADEGNGAVYEAGGEWIDADHLRCLDLMGEFGLEPNEPVDWPRKLVHKGKECTDVTLWNDALEDDLRVEAAAREFCSNLREPPWENLQAKELDRQVLGDFLREHTSSERGLWWVTAKYRSDEGDDPDRIGLLGWLSGYLHYMDREGEEMSAYRFPGGASRLFERMIGTLKAEPVYGAVLHRVRQDASGVTLIFENGEARVDRVILTLPPPALERVVFEPAISVEKRCAVEACRMSRAIKIVWEFDRPWWEEAGWGGSMLCDGPLQQTWDASGADAPVLSAYICGDRAVEWSRLGDPVRAGVYELSLLFPQAAKSFQRGWIHDWVNDPYAQGAFSHLAPEYVLEHMRYIAPAEGRVHFAGEHTAMWTGFIEGALESAERVVEEIIRTES; encoded by the coding sequence TTGACCGTCGGCATTGTCGGACTCGGAGCCGCGGGGCTGCGGACGGCGATGCTGCTGGAACGAGCCGGGGTAACGGTGCGACTCTTCGAGGCGCGGTACCGGCCGGGCGGACGTATGTTCACCGCCGACGAAGGAAACGGCGCCGTTTACGAAGCCGGCGGCGAGTGGATCGACGCCGACCATCTGCGTTGCCTCGATCTGATGGGCGAGTTCGGCCTGGAGCCGAACGAGCCGGTCGACTGGCCCAGAAAGCTGGTGCACAAAGGGAAGGAGTGCACCGACGTGACGCTCTGGAACGACGCCTTAGAGGATGACCTCAGGGTAGAAGCCGCCGCCCGCGAGTTTTGCTCCAACTTGCGGGAGCCCCCTTGGGAGAATCTCCAGGCCAAGGAACTGGATCGCCAAGTGCTCGGCGACTTCTTACGTGAGCACACCTCGTCCGAGCGCGGCCTCTGGTGGGTAACCGCCAAGTATCGAAGCGACGAAGGGGACGACCCGGACCGCATCGGTCTTCTCGGGTGGCTTAGCGGCTATCTCCACTATATGGATCGCGAGGGGGAGGAGATGAGCGCCTACCGATTTCCCGGCGGGGCATCCCGGTTGTTCGAGCGGATGATCGGGACGCTAAAAGCGGAACCGGTTTACGGAGCGGTTTTGCATCGGGTTCGGCAAGATGCGAGCGGGGTGACGCTCATCTTCGAAAACGGCGAGGCGAGAGTCGACCGGGTCATCCTGACCCTCCCTCCCCCCGCGCTGGAGAGGGTCGTCTTCGAACCCGCGATTTCAGTCGAAAAGCGATGCGCGGTGGAGGCGTGCCGGATGAGCCGGGCGATTAAGATCGTCTGGGAATTCGATCGGCCCTGGTGGGAAGAGGCGGGCTGGGGCGGGAGCATGCTTTGCGACGGTCCGCTTCAGCAGACTTGGGACGCCAGCGGGGCCGATGCGCCGGTCCTGAGCGCCTACATTTGCGGCGACCGGGCGGTGGAGTGGTCGCGCCTGGGCGATCCGGTGCGGGCCGGGGTTTACGAGCTTTCCCTTCTTTTCCCCCAAGCGGCTAAGAGTTTTCAGCGCGGCTGGATTCACGACTGGGTGAACGACCCTTACGCCCAAGGCGCCTTCAGCCACCTTGCCCCGGAGTATGTCTTGGAACACATGCGCTACATCGCGCCCGCCGAAGGCCGCGTCCATTTCGCCGGCGAACACACCGCAATGTGGACCGGCTTCATCGAAGGAGCGTTAGAGAGCGCCGAGCGAGTGGTCGAAGAGATTATCCGAACCGAGTCGTAG
- the fabG gene encoding 3-oxoacyl-[acyl-carrier-protein] reductase, producing MRFQEKTVVVTGASRGIGREIALAFAREGAKVACVATTEAGAQATVDAIGGVAKAYACDVSDSASVEALFEAVTKDLGTPAVLVNNAGITRDTLLVRMKDEDWDRVMSVNLKGAFLCIRAVTRPMMKARYGRIVNISSVVGQTGATGQANYAAAKAGLSGLTKSVAKELGSRGITCNSVAPGFIETDMTDGLSADFREQVVNTAPAGRLGTPADIAHAVIFLASDEAGYITGQTLTVDGGLTL from the coding sequence ATGCGTTTCCAAGAGAAGACCGTCGTGGTGACCGGAGCGAGCCGGGGAATCGGGCGAGAGATTGCCCTCGCCTTCGCTCGGGAAGGGGCGAAAGTAGCTTGCGTCGCCACGACTGAAGCGGGCGCTCAAGCGACGGTCGACGCGATCGGCGGCGTCGCCAAAGCGTACGCCTGCGACGTCAGCGATTCGGCCTCGGTGGAAGCGCTGTTCGAAGCGGTGACGAAGGACCTTGGAACCCCGGCGGTGCTCGTGAACAACGCCGGAATCACCCGCGACACGCTTCTCGTGAGGATGAAGGACGAAGATTGGGACCGGGTGATGTCGGTGAACCTGAAAGGGGCGTTTCTTTGCATCCGCGCGGTGACCCGTCCGATGATGAAGGCTCGCTACGGCCGGATCGTCAACATCAGCAGCGTCGTTGGCCAGACGGGGGCGACGGGACAGGCGAACTACGCCGCCGCCAAAGCGGGGCTTTCCGGTCTTACCAAGTCTGTCGCGAAGGAACTCGGCAGCCGGGGGATCACTTGCAACTCCGTCGCTCCTGGGTTCATCGAAACGGATATGACGGACGGGCTGTCGGCGGACTTTCGTGAGCAGGTGGTGAACACCGCTCCCGCGGGCCGGTTGGGTACCCCGGCCGACATCGCCCACGCGGTGATCTTCTTGGCCAGCGACGAGGCGGGGTATATCACTGGCCAGACGCTTACGGTCGACGGCGGGTTAACGCTCTAG
- the pdxS gene encoding pyridoxal 5'-phosphate synthase lyase subunit PdxS, whose protein sequence is MSNLIDGGFAGAKKTWREKVGLAEMLKGGVIMDVVTPEQARIAEDAGAVAVMALERVPADIRRDGGVARMSDPEMIEGIKAAVTIPVMAKCRIGHFAEAQILEALEVDFIDESEVLTPADVSNHVDKHAFTVPFVCGAKNLGEALRRCAEGAAMIRTKGEAGTGDVVEAVRHMRTIMSQIRQVQNAREDELFVLAKEHQAPYELIREVHMLGKLPVPNFSAGGIATPADAALMMQLGAETVFVGSGIFKSAPNLDGAEASREHARRATAIVNSVLFYKEPKRLAEISKGLGQPMVGINCGDLTDQQRLAERGW, encoded by the coding sequence GTGAGCAATCTTATCGACGGCGGGTTCGCGGGCGCGAAGAAGACCTGGAGAGAAAAGGTCGGCCTTGCCGAGATGCTGAAGGGCGGCGTCATTATGGACGTCGTCACCCCCGAGCAGGCGCGAATCGCCGAGGACGCGGGCGCCGTCGCCGTCATGGCACTGGAACGAGTGCCGGCCGACATCCGCCGCGACGGTGGCGTCGCCCGCATGAGCGACCCCGAGATGATCGAAGGGATCAAGGCCGCGGTCACCATCCCGGTGATGGCCAAGTGCCGCATCGGCCACTTCGCCGAAGCGCAGATCCTCGAGGCGCTCGAAGTCGACTTTATCGACGAGAGCGAAGTCCTAACTCCGGCGGATGTGTCGAACCACGTCGACAAGCACGCGTTCACCGTCCCGTTCGTTTGCGGTGCGAAAAATCTGGGCGAGGCGCTCCGGCGTTGCGCCGAGGGCGCGGCGATGATCCGCACGAAGGGCGAGGCAGGCACCGGCGACGTCGTGGAAGCCGTTCGCCACATGCGCACGATCATGTCGCAGATCCGGCAGGTTCAGAACGCCCGCGAGGATGAGCTGTTCGTGCTGGCGAAGGAGCACCAGGCGCCCTACGAGCTGATTCGCGAGGTCCACATGCTTGGCAAGCTTCCGGTCCCGAACTTCTCCGCCGGCGGAATTGCCACCCCGGCCGACGCCGCCCTGATGATGCAGCTCGGCGCCGAGACGGTGTTCGTCGGATCCGGAATCTTCAAGTCGGCTCCGAACCTCGATGGTGCCGAAGCGTCCCGAGAGCACGCCCGCCGCGCGACCGCCATCGTCAACTCGGTGCTGTTCTATAAGGAGCCGAAGCGGCTCGCCGAGATCAGCAAAGGGCTCGGCCAGCCGATGGTCGGGATCAACTGCGGCGACCTCACCGACCAGCAACGTCTCGCCGAGCGCGGCTGGTAA
- a CDS encoding DUF3298 and DUF4163 domain-containing protein translates to MLAYLLVAAQAKDQVRIFRHFKTPRIEVTVKLPKLGGSPADRAATAAMERFVRVEIDRMQNENNDPDLKGLSRPFYLDIEPVSVYRTNKLVSVSLQDSTYSGGAHGMTTYSTFTYGPKGRMLLSAFFRKGAGYVEQISFALMNQLRTMDRADWVQNGEIRGFKESQLRDFVVRPGGVLRFYFAPYELGSFASGPFEIDLSRKELADRLP, encoded by the coding sequence ATGCTCGCCTACCTGCTCGTTGCCGCGCAAGCCAAAGACCAAGTGCGGATATTCCGCCACTTCAAGACCCCTCGAATCGAAGTCACCGTGAAACTGCCGAAACTCGGCGGAAGCCCGGCCGATCGAGCCGCTACCGCCGCGATGGAGCGATTCGTCCGCGTGGAGATCGATCGAATGCAGAACGAGAACAACGACCCTGATCTTAAAGGTCTATCCCGTCCGTTCTACCTAGACATCGAGCCGGTCTCCGTTTACCGAACGAACAAGCTCGTCAGCGTCTCTCTGCAGGATTCCACCTACTCGGGCGGAGCGCATGGAATGACGACCTATTCGACATTCACCTACGGACCTAAAGGGCGCATGCTGCTTTCCGCGTTCTTCCGAAAAGGGGCCGGTTATGTGGAACAGATCAGTTTCGCCCTGATGAATCAACTGAGGACTATGGATCGCGCCGACTGGGTCCAAAACGGCGAAATCCGAGGATTCAAAGAGAGCCAGCTTCGCGACTTCGTGGTCCGCCCCGGTGGGGTGCTCCGCTTCTACTTCGCGCCGTACGAGCTAGGCTCTTTCGCTTCCGGACCGTTCGAGATCGACCTGTCGCGAAAGGAGCTAGCCGACAGACTTCCGTAA
- a CDS encoding MogA/MoaB family molybdenum cofactor biosynthesis protein produces MEQICIGVVTVSDTRSEETDRSGPAAVAALERLGYSRFERRLVRDEIEEIQAAIRILAETCPAVFTTGGTGFSHRDVTPEATAPMLERRADSLVELMRLKGLEHTPLSHLSRGVAGIRGRTLIVNLPGSPKGAAQGIEAIGHLLDPILDALASDNGLP; encoded by the coding sequence ATGGAGCAGATTTGCATCGGCGTCGTGACGGTGAGCGATACGCGGTCGGAGGAGACCGACCGAAGCGGCCCCGCCGCGGTGGCCGCGCTCGAGAGGCTAGGCTACTCTCGGTTCGAGCGTCGCCTCGTTCGCGACGAGATCGAGGAGATCCAAGCGGCGATCCGTATCCTTGCGGAGACTTGCCCAGCCGTGTTCACCACCGGTGGAACCGGGTTTTCGCATCGTGACGTGACCCCGGAGGCGACCGCGCCGATGCTGGAACGCCGAGCCGACTCTCTCGTCGAGCTGATGCGGCTGAAGGGCCTGGAACATACACCCTTAAGTCATCTCAGCCGGGGCGTGGCCGGCATACGCGGACGCACCTTGATCGTCAACCTTCCCGGCTCACCCAAAGGCGCCGCGCAGGGGATCGAAGCAATCGGGCACCTTCTCGATCCAATTCTGGACGCCTTGGCCAGCGACAACGGTCTCCCGTGA
- a CDS encoding aminopeptidase — translation MLDPRVTKLAELLCTHSCQLSGADSVLVHTFDIPEEVVAEVVRVAQSKGAKVAVRMESNLVRRQLLHGSSVDAVQLIAEVEKYEMERMTAYIALRGSENSTEHADVPGENMQIWTREYTIPVVFGVRVPKTKWVALRWPTPSFAQMAGMSTPAFEKFYFDVCTMDYAKMARAAQPLADLMSRTDRVRVIAPGTDFSMSIKDIGAVPCTGHRNIPDGECFTAPVRDSVNGVVQFNTVSLYQGTEFKDIRYVIKNGRIEEATAGANTEKLNQILDTDEGARYFGEFAIGFNPHVLHPMKDTLFDEKIAGSLHFTPGNAYDPPGGNGNKSAVHWDTVLIQRPDYGGGEIYFDDVLIRKDGLFVLPELLDLNPDRLS, via the coding sequence ATGCTTGATCCACGAGTAACGAAGCTTGCGGAGCTTCTGTGCACGCACTCCTGCCAGCTTTCGGGGGCCGATTCCGTTCTCGTCCACACGTTCGATATCCCGGAGGAGGTCGTGGCCGAGGTCGTACGCGTGGCGCAGTCGAAGGGGGCCAAGGTCGCGGTGCGGATGGAAAGCAACCTCGTACGCCGGCAGCTCCTCCATGGCTCCTCCGTGGATGCGGTGCAACTTATCGCCGAAGTGGAGAAGTACGAGATGGAGCGGATGACCGCCTACATCGCGCTCCGCGGAAGCGAGAACTCGACCGAACACGCAGACGTTCCGGGCGAGAACATGCAGATCTGGACCCGCGAGTACACGATCCCGGTGGTGTTCGGAGTTCGTGTGCCAAAAACGAAGTGGGTCGCGCTCCGGTGGCCGACGCCGAGCTTCGCCCAGATGGCGGGGATGAGCACGCCGGCGTTCGAGAAGTTCTACTTCGACGTGTGCACGATGGATTACGCCAAGATGGCCCGCGCGGCCCAGCCGTTGGCCGACCTGATGAGCCGGACCGACCGGGTGCGCGTCATTGCGCCGGGGACCGATTTCTCCATGAGCATCAAGGATATCGGGGCCGTGCCATGCACCGGCCATCGAAACATTCCCGACGGCGAGTGCTTCACGGCGCCGGTTCGAGATTCGGTGAACGGAGTCGTCCAGTTCAATACAGTCTCTCTCTATCAGGGGACCGAGTTCAAGGACATTCGGTACGTGATTAAGAATGGGCGGATCGAAGAGGCGACGGCGGGGGCGAACACGGAAAAGCTGAACCAGATCCTCGATACCGACGAGGGAGCGCGTTACTTCGGCGAGTTCGCGATCGGCTTCAACCCGCACGTGCTGCACCCGATGAAGGACACGCTGTTCGACGAGAAGATCGCCGGCTCCCTCCACTTCACCCCCGGCAACGCCTACGACCCGCCTGGCGGCAACGGTAACAAGAGCGCGGTCCACTGGGACACCGTCCTGATTCAGCGACCGGATTACGGCGGCGGCGAGATCTACTTCGACGACGTTCTCATCCGAAAAGACGGATTGTTCGTTTTGCCGGAACTTTTGGATCTGAATCCCGACCGCCTGTCGTAG
- a CDS encoding response regulator, with amino-acid sequence MEDDEGDLTLLLRVLRTHGILHETVCFGDGNQALSALKGSEALPDLMVIDLGLPVMDGIALLSEVRADPQLAHVPAIILTSSEDPQRAAAAESLGARVVRKPVPYEEFMSEVGSAIANALGIQRAVLAP; translated from the coding sequence GTGGAAGATGACGAAGGCGACCTGACGTTGTTGCTTCGGGTGCTTCGAACGCATGGGATTCTCCACGAGACCGTCTGCTTTGGCGACGGAAATCAGGCGCTTAGCGCGTTGAAGGGAAGCGAAGCGCTTCCGGATCTGATGGTCATCGATTTGGGGCTTCCGGTAATGGATGGGATCGCGTTGCTGTCCGAAGTTAGAGCGGATCCGCAACTCGCGCATGTTCCGGCAATCATCCTCACGAGCTCCGAAGACCCGCAACGCGCCGCGGCGGCCGAGTCGCTGGGAGCTCGCGTAGTAAGGAAGCCGGTTCCTTACGAGGAGTTCATGAGCGAAGTGGGGTCCGCCATCGCGAACGCACTTGGCATCCAGCGGGCCGTTCTCGCGCCGTAG
- a CDS encoding NAD-dependent epimerase/dehydratase family protein: MKVLVTGASGNAGTAVCHLLVEKGFDLRRCDVAPPVSDDLPQVELVRCDTRTVSDVQRAMNGCHAVVHLAAWHCAHNPPVSDATIFAVNVDGTFNVFEAAREAGVGAVVFASSMAFGWGGVYGVTKVIGEDLCRMYHETTGASVAMLRYHDFVPKPYLAFGAKLLRNGVDRRDVASATVASLEAAVERKFGLFGSIIHTDHGMPRGVVDNFGELGVEWGEAQVPGARELIAKYEIELPNSVEQHDLSEANRLLGWKPRIGFTEFLLDLKARDANLEDIRTLWAPGQLPA, translated from the coding sequence ATGAAGGTATTGGTCACGGGGGCGTCGGGAAACGCGGGCACGGCGGTCTGCCACCTGTTGGTTGAGAAGGGTTTCGACTTGAGGCGGTGCGACGTGGCGCCGCCGGTCTCGGACGACCTCCCCCAGGTCGAGCTCGTCCGCTGCGACACGCGAACCGTTTCGGACGTTCAGCGCGCGATGAATGGGTGCCATGCGGTCGTGCACTTGGCGGCATGGCATTGCGCCCACAATCCACCAGTTAGCGACGCCACCATCTTCGCGGTCAACGTCGACGGCACGTTCAACGTTTTCGAAGCGGCAAGAGAAGCGGGCGTTGGGGCCGTGGTCTTCGCCTCATCGATGGCGTTCGGCTGGGGCGGAGTTTACGGCGTCACCAAAGTGATCGGTGAAGACCTCTGCCGCATGTATCACGAAACGACGGGCGCCTCGGTGGCGATGCTCCGTTACCACGATTTTGTGCCCAAGCCGTATCTCGCATTCGGGGCGAAGCTGCTTCGAAACGGCGTCGACCGCCGCGATGTCGCCAGCGCGACGGTGGCGTCTCTGGAAGCGGCCGTCGAACGCAAGTTCGGCCTGTTCGGCTCGATCATTCATACGGACCACGGCATGCCTCGTGGGGTGGTGGACAACTTCGGCGAACTTGGCGTCGAGTGGGGCGAAGCGCAGGTTCCCGGCGCGCGAGAGCTCATCGCCAAGTACGAGATCGAGCTTCCCAACTCGGTCGAACAGCATGACCTCTCGGAAGCCAACCGGCTCCTAGGCTGGAAACCGAGGATCGGATTTACCGAGTTTCTCTTGGACCTGAAGGCTCGCGACGCGAACCTAGAAGACATTCGCACCCTCTGGGCTCCGGGACAACTGCCGGCCTGA
- a CDS encoding amidohydrolase family protein, with product MHTLLLLPFLVSRLNSPAKQPLSEYVRSFVKVDAPMFALTHTRVIDGTGAPAREGQTLLVKDGKIAAVGDEKSISVPPNATTLDLHGKTVIPGLVGMHEHMFYSNGWGIFTEMPISFPRLYLAGGVTTVRTAGTFEPDTDLGIKRRIENGEMPGPKMRLTGPYLEGKGSWSMQMHTLNGPEDAARTVNYWLDEGIEGFKAYMYISPAELAAAIKAAHLRGAKVTGHLASIGFREAAALGIDNIEHGLITDTEFFPEKKPGEVPNGPHHLDILAKLDVRTGPVYDMIVDLVNRHVAITSTLAVFEMSLPGRPSIQSRVLDAMTVEARADLLGAKVGIADIAAHRRDYGDDPPVYPEVFRKEMEFEYAFVQAGGHLMAGVDPTGIGGVLPGYGDQREVELLVEAGFSPVKAIQIATLNGAQFLGLSDRIGSIRTGRDADFIVVDGDPSRKIEDIEKVETVFKDGVGYDPDKLAGSVRGMVGIR from the coding sequence ATGCACACGCTCCTTCTCCTCCCGTTTCTAGTCTCCCGGCTGAACTCACCTGCAAAGCAGCCGCTCTCCGAGTACGTTCGCAGCTTCGTTAAGGTAGACGCTCCGATGTTCGCCTTGACTCATACAAGAGTCATTGATGGAACGGGTGCTCCCGCCAGGGAAGGGCAGACGTTATTGGTTAAGGATGGGAAGATCGCAGCCGTCGGCGATGAGAAATCGATCTCCGTCCCACCGAACGCCACGACACTGGATCTGCACGGCAAAACGGTAATACCCGGATTGGTCGGCATGCACGAACACATGTTTTACAGCAACGGCTGGGGCATCTTTACCGAGATGCCGATCAGCTTTCCGAGGCTGTATTTGGCCGGTGGCGTGACGACCGTCAGGACTGCAGGTACGTTCGAGCCGGACACGGACTTAGGAATAAAAAGGCGGATCGAGAACGGTGAAATGCCGGGACCTAAGATGCGCCTTACTGGCCCATACCTGGAAGGCAAGGGCTCCTGGTCGATGCAAATGCATACCCTGAACGGTCCGGAAGATGCCGCCCGAACCGTGAACTACTGGCTGGACGAAGGGATCGAGGGGTTTAAGGCATACATGTACATCTCGCCCGCGGAACTGGCGGCAGCAATCAAAGCAGCCCACCTCCGGGGGGCTAAAGTCACCGGCCATCTTGCTTCCATCGGATTCCGCGAGGCGGCCGCACTTGGGATCGATAACATCGAACATGGATTGATAACCGACACGGAGTTCTTCCCTGAGAAGAAACCGGGAGAAGTACCGAACGGTCCCCACCATCTCGATATTCTCGCGAAGCTCGACGTCCGCACGGGGCCGGTTTACGATATGATCGTCGACCTGGTGAACCGGCACGTCGCGATTACCTCGACGTTAGCGGTGTTCGAAATGAGCTTGCCGGGGAGGCCGTCTATTCAGTCGCGCGTACTGGACGCGATGACTGTCGAAGCCCGCGCGGACCTGCTCGGCGCCAAAGTCGGAATCGCAGATATTGCTGCTCATCGCAGAGACTATGGAGACGACCCACCTGTGTATCCAGAGGTTTTTAGAAAGGAAATGGAGTTCGAATATGCTTTTGTGCAAGCCGGAGGTCACCTTATGGCCGGCGTTGATCCTACCGGAATAGGCGGCGTGCTCCCGGGATACGGAGATCAACGTGAAGTCGAACTATTGGTCGAAGCCGGCTTCTCGCCGGTAAAGGCCATCCAAATCGCCACTCTGAACGGCGCTCAGTTCCTAGGTCTATCCGATCGTATTGGATCAATCCGCACTGGGAGAGATGCAGACTTCATCGTCGTCGACGGTGATCCGAGCCGCAAGATTGAAGATATCGAGAAGGTTGAGACGGTATTCAAAGACGGCGTCGGCTACGACCCAGACAAACTCGCAGGCTCGGTGCGAGGAATGGTTGGCATCCGATGA
- a CDS encoding helix-turn-helix domain-containing protein yields the protein MMTGSAKVLVDGEMIIVRERQCAAMYPGKVEFWQFSPDLPVRHTWVALKLAAISEDRLRRIELSPRLAPVTNRLLSIVELGLGTSLSGSTERWLEALAVSAVECFLLDSTTKVASEPPDAVRGALRYMEAHLQESFDLAVLAASVGMSAQHLTRMFRQHLGDSPMHYLWRLRAERGATLLEETSLRVSEISHRTGFQSPSHFSRLIQSVYGLSPRELRISSRQDGPDRLRGVLP from the coding sequence ATGATGACGGGCTCGGCGAAAGTGCTGGTCGACGGCGAGATGATCATCGTCCGAGAAAGACAATGTGCGGCCATGTATCCGGGCAAAGTCGAGTTCTGGCAGTTTTCCCCAGATCTGCCTGTCCGCCACACCTGGGTCGCCTTAAAGCTTGCCGCCATCAGTGAGGACCGCTTGAGGCGAATCGAACTCAGCCCACGGCTCGCCCCGGTGACGAATCGCCTACTCAGCATCGTTGAATTGGGCCTCGGAACATCCTTATCGGGGTCCACCGAACGGTGGTTGGAGGCTCTTGCCGTTAGCGCCGTCGAGTGCTTCTTGCTGGACTCTACAACAAAGGTCGCGAGCGAGCCGCCGGACGCGGTTCGCGGAGCCTTGCGATACATGGAGGCGCATCTGCAGGAATCTTTCGACTTGGCGGTGCTAGCCGCTTCGGTTGGCATGTCCGCTCAGCATCTCACGAGGATGTTCAGGCAACACCTGGGAGACAGCCCAATGCACTATCTTTGGCGACTCCGGGCAGAACGAGGTGCTACTCTCCTTGAAGAAACGAGCCTGAGAGTGAGCGAGATCTCTCACAGGACCGGATTTCAGTCCCCGTCCCATTTTTCTCGGCTCATCCAGTCCGTTTACGGCCTAAGCCCGCGCGAGCTGCGAATCAGCTCCAGACAGGACGGGCCGGATAGACTTCGGGGCGTTCTGCCGTGA
- a CDS encoding exodeoxyribonuclease III, protein MKLYSWNVNGIRAVLRKDMFGPFVAAERPDVLCLQETKAQPHEAVVDLPDYEEYWNSADKKGYSGTGILSKIKPLAVQRGLPAEILAKYDMSTDGYGDPNAEGRVLMAEFEAFFLVTVYTPNAKDDLSRIPLRRDHWDPAFLEYCQHLEKSKPVVFCGDLNVAHTELDLANPKPNMGKKGFTQEERAGFQAFLDAGYIDTFRIFTQGNGHYTWWSQMGGARGRNVGWRIDYFLVSSALREKVSAAEIHPNVMGSDHCPISLTLDL, encoded by the coding sequence GTGAAGCTCTATTCTTGGAACGTTAACGGTATTCGGGCGGTGTTGCGGAAGGACATGTTTGGCCCTTTCGTCGCAGCGGAGAGACCCGACGTTCTTTGCCTTCAGGAGACCAAAGCGCAGCCCCACGAGGCGGTCGTCGACCTGCCCGACTACGAGGAGTATTGGAACTCGGCCGACAAAAAGGGCTATTCCGGAACCGGGATTCTCTCAAAGATCAAGCCCCTAGCGGTTCAGAGAGGCTTGCCCGCCGAAATTCTGGCGAAGTACGACATGAGTACGGACGGCTACGGCGACCCGAACGCAGAAGGGCGTGTATTGATGGCGGAATTTGAGGCGTTCTTTCTGGTTACCGTTTACACCCCCAACGCCAAAGACGACCTGAGCCGCATCCCCCTGCGCCGGGACCACTGGGACCCTGCGTTTCTCGAATACTGTCAGCACCTGGAAAAGTCAAAGCCGGTCGTATTCTGCGGCGACTTGAACGTCGCCCACACCGAGCTCGACCTCGCCAATCCCAAGCCGAATATGGGGAAGAAAGGTTTCACTCAGGAAGAAAGGGCGGGGTTTCAGGCCTTTCTCGACGCAGGCTACATCGACACGTTCCGCATCTTTACGCAAGGAAACGGCCACTACACCTGGTGGAGCCAGATGGGTGGGGCACGAGGGCGCAACGTGGGGTGGCGGATCGACTACTTCCTCGTCTCGTCCGCACTGAGAGAAAAAGTCAGCGCCGCCGAAATTCACCCGAATGTAATGGGTTCAGACCACTGCCCGATTAGCCTAACCTTGGACCTCTAA